GGACGGAGATCACGACGCTGGCGTCGGGGTTCGAGCGGCGTTCGACGCCGTGGGCCGATGGGCGCAGACGCTATCTGATCGGGGCGGGGCTGCGCTCGCTGGACGACATGGCGGCGCTGACGAGTTTCTTCGAGGCGCGGCGCGGGCGGCTGCATGGGTTCCGGTTTCGCGACTTTGCGGACTTCAGGAGCGGGGCGCCGGGGGCGGCCGTGACGCCGCTGGATCAGGCGATCGGGACGGGCGACGGCGAAACGCGGACGTTCCAGCTGTGCAAGGCCTATGGCGATCATCGGCGGCTGATCGCCAAGCCGGTCGAGGGATCGGTGCGGGTGGCCGTGGCGGGCGTGGAGACGGCGGCCTTCAGCCTGGAGGCGACGACAGGGCGGGTGACGCTGGCGACGGCGCCGCCGAAAGGGGCGGCGGTGACGGCGGGCTTCGCCTTTGACGTGCCGGTGCGGTTCGACGCGGACCGGATG
Above is a window of Brevundimonas naejangsanensis DNA encoding:
- a CDS encoding DUF2460 domain-containing protein translates to MAFHEVRLPARLAFGSTGGVERRTEITTLASGFERRSTPWADGRRRYLIGAGLRSLDDMAALTSFFEARRGRLHGFRFRDFADFRSGAPGAAVTPLDQAIGTGDGETRTFQLCKAYGDHRRLIAKPVEGSVRVAVAGVETAAFSLEATTGRVTLATAPPKGAAVTAGFAFDVPVRFDADRMEVTLESFGAGRMVAMPLIEVRV